In Paenibacillus ihbetae, the following are encoded in one genomic region:
- the proB gene encoding glutamate 5-kinase has translation MSARIVVKIGSSSLTTEEGGLNLDSVAFFAAELAALRDAGHEVLLVTSGAVAAGFREIGYDSRPKLLHEKQAAAALGQALLMRAYQNALAEHRLKAAQILLTRTDFANRKRMNNANMTISELLKQGIIPIINENDTVSIDELKFGDNDTLSALVANLVRAQQLIILTDTDGLYTADPRKSPDATRYEEIEEITEEIYSMAGGAGTSVGTGGMRSKIDAAKIATRGGVPVFIGKADEAGDLLLAYQHRGKGTYFATQLSSLPMKKQWLGFMSSPLGRIIVDEGAEEALLHGGHSLLPVGIKRLEGSFHAGDVVEVLNTNRERLGRGIVNYDEEQLQAVIGLPSSRVFELIGDVHRLEVIHRDEWITLK, from the coding sequence ATGAGCGCACGCATCGTCGTCAAGATCGGAAGCAGCTCCCTCACAACCGAGGAAGGCGGCTTGAATCTGGATTCCGTCGCCTTCTTCGCTGCCGAGCTGGCAGCCCTGCGCGATGCCGGCCATGAGGTTCTCCTCGTGACCTCCGGCGCGGTTGCCGCAGGCTTCCGCGAGATCGGCTATGATAGCAGACCGAAGCTGCTTCATGAGAAGCAGGCCGCGGCGGCGCTCGGTCAGGCGCTGCTGATGAGGGCCTATCAGAATGCCCTAGCGGAGCACCGGCTGAAGGCGGCGCAGATATTGCTGACCCGGACGGATTTTGCGAACCGGAAGCGCATGAACAATGCGAATATGACCATTTCGGAGCTGCTGAAGCAGGGCATCATTCCGATCATTAACGAGAATGACACCGTCTCGATTGACGAGCTGAAATTCGGAGACAATGATACGCTTTCCGCCCTCGTGGCTAACCTCGTTCGAGCCCAGCAGCTCATTATCCTGACGGATACCGACGGATTGTACACCGCGGATCCGCGCAAATCTCCCGATGCCACCCGGTATGAGGAGATCGAGGAAATTACCGAAGAGATTTACAGCATGGCCGGAGGGGCCGGCACCAGCGTCGGTACGGGCGGGATGCGCTCCAAGATCGACGCAGCCAAAATCGCAACGCGCGGCGGCGTTCCGGTCTTCATCGGAAAAGCCGACGAGGCCGGAGATCTGCTGCTGGCTTATCAGCATCGCGGGAAGGGCACGTATTTTGCGACACAGCTCTCTTCTCTGCCGATGAAAAAGCAGTGGCTCGGCTTTATGTCCTCCCCCTTGGGAAGGATCATCGTCGATGAGGGGGCGGAGGAAGCGCTCCTTCACGGCGGGCACAGCCTGCTTCCGGTCGGCATCAAGCGGCTGGAAGGCAGCTTCCATGCCGGAGATGTCGTCGAAGTGCTGAACACGAACCGGGAACGGCTCGGAAGAGGCATCGTCAATTATGACGAGGAGCAGCTCCAGGCCGTGATCGGCTTGCCGAGCAGCCGCGTCTTCGAGCTGATCGGCGACGTGCACCGGCTTGAGGTGATCCACCGTGACGAATGGATTACCTTGAAATAA